One genomic region from Gossypium hirsutum isolate 1008001.06 chromosome D13, Gossypium_hirsutum_v2.1, whole genome shotgun sequence encodes:
- the LOC107920552 gene encoding uncharacterized CRM domain-containing protein At3g25440, chloroplastic isoform X1, translating to MATFASIRQISRQFVKREPLLKFCCFVQNESFFPSPCLDCITFASQRSYSAVSPSLHALCVTSPDFSLLAKQNVLQHHNIFGKWLIARYLSNASIELKTDEDVIRFSFNKSVGRLASTNRKRKMSKKAKVNELRFYRLKAKKKMNSPNPEVRIRYKLEKAKRKEAWLIEKLRKYEVLKAPAEAYDPEILTEEEIHYLKRTGEKKKNYVQVGRRGVFGGVVLNMHLHWKKHETVKVICKPCKLGQVLEYAEELARLSKGIVIDIKPNNTIIFYRGRNYVQPNIMSPADTLSKSKALEKYKYEQSLDHTSEFIENLEKELEEYLKHKARCHKAKESEPQDFADDNGCNSTLS from the exons ATGGCAACTTTTGCTTCAATTCGACAAATTAGCCGGCAATTTGTCAAAAG GGAACCTTTACTCAAGTTCTGTTGTTTTGTCCAAAATGAGTCCTTTTTTCCTAGTCCATGCCTTGATTGTATCACATTTGCGAGCCAGAGAAGCTACAGTGCTGTGAGTCCTTCATTACATGCACTATGTGTAACCTCTCCTGATTTTTCATTGTTGGCAAAGCAGAATGTACTTCAGCATCACAACATATTTGGTAAATGGTTGATTGCAAGATATTTGAGTAATGCATCAATTGAGCTAAAGACAGATGAGGATGTTATCAGGTTTTCTTTTAATAAGTCAGTCGGTAGATTAGCCTCTACAAACAGAAAGAGAAAAATGTCTAAAAAGGCAAAAGTGAATGAGCTTCGTTTCTATCGTCTAAAGGCCAAAAAGAAGATGAATTCGCCAAATCCAGAAGTTAGGATTAGATATAAACTCGAGAAG GCCAAAAGAAAGGAAGCATGGTTGATCGAAAAGTTGAGAAAATATGAGGTTCTCAAGGCCCCAGCTGAAGCATATGATCCTGAAATTTTAACCGAGGAAGAGATACACTACCTAAAGCGTACTGgtgagaagaaaaaaaactatGTTCAAGTTGGAAGACGAGGAGTATTTGGAGGTGTTGTTCTCAATATGCATCTTCATTGGAAGAAACATGAAACTGTGAAGGTCATTTGCAAGCCTTGCAAGCTAGGGCAGGTTCTTGAATATGCTGAAGAACTTGCTCGACTTAGCAAAGGCATTGTGATTGACATCAAACCTAACAATACTATAATTTTTTACCGTGGAAGGAATTACGTGCAACCAAATATTATGTCTCCAGCAGATACCCTGTCTAAAAGCAAA GCTCTGGAAAAATACAAGTACGAACAATCCCTAGATCATACAAGTGAATTCATTGAGAATTTGGAGAAAGAGCTGGAAGAGTATCTTAAGCATAAAGCTCGGTGCCataaagcaaaagagagtgagcCACAGGATTTCGCA GACGATAATGGATGCAACTCAACTTTGAGTTAA
- the LOC107918493 gene encoding uncharacterized protein isoform X3, with the protein MEGAKEQIVQESKNSTLPSQDEEAAIKKKYGGIIPKKPPLISKDHERAYFDSADWALGKQQGVEKPKGPLEALRPKLQPTQQQTRYRKSPCAPADGAGGGSAQPEGGTADE; encoded by the exons ATGGAGGGTGCCAAAGAGCAAATTGTACAGGAGTCCAAAAATTCCACGCTACCATCTCAAGATGAG gAGGCAgctataaagaaaaaatatggaGGGATTATTCCCAAGAAACCACCACTAATCTCCAAG GACCATGAACGTGCCTACTTCGATTCTGCTGATTGGGCACTTGGAAAG CAGCAAGGTGTTGAGAAGCCCAAAGGACCACTTGAAGCCCTCCGTCCCAAATTACAG CCAACACAACAACAAACACGATACAGGAAATCTCCTTGTGCCCCAGCAGATGGTGCAG GTGGAGGGAGTGCTCAACCAGAGGGTGGGACTGCCGACGAATGA
- the LOC107918493 gene encoding uncharacterized protein isoform X1 produces MQNIYASASKYLGMGYLYFKPGKSLIGAIGWGLQGATSGMEGAKEQIVQESKNSTLPSQDEEAAIKKKYGGIIPKKPPLISKDHERAYFDSADWALGKQQGVEKPKGPLEALRPKLQPTQQQTRYRKSPCAPADGAGGGSAQPEGGTADE; encoded by the exons ATGCAGAACATATATGCTTCAGCAAGTAAATATTTAGGGATGGGATACTTGTATTTTAAGCCTGGAAAGTCATTAATAG GTGCTATTGGCTGGGGTTTACAAGGAGCTACGTCAGGCATGGAGGGTGCCAAAGAGCAAATTGTACAGGAGTCCAAAAATTCCACGCTACCATCTCAAGATGAG gAGGCAgctataaagaaaaaatatggaGGGATTATTCCCAAGAAACCACCACTAATCTCCAAG GACCATGAACGTGCCTACTTCGATTCTGCTGATTGGGCACTTGGAAAG CAGCAAGGTGTTGAGAAGCCCAAAGGACCACTTGAAGCCCTCCGTCCCAAATTACAG CCAACACAACAACAAACACGATACAGGAAATCTCCTTGTGCCCCAGCAGATGGTGCAG GTGGAGGGAGTGCTCAACCAGAGGGTGGGACTGCCGACGAATGA
- the LOC107918493 gene encoding uncharacterized protein isoform X2 — translation MQNIYASASKYLGMGYLYFKPGKSLIGAIGWGLQGATSGMEGAKEQIVQESKNSTLPSQDEEAAIKKKYGGIIPKKPPLISKDHERAYFDSADWALGKQGVEKPKGPLEALRPKLQPTQQQTRYRKSPCAPADGAGGGSAQPEGGTADE, via the exons ATGCAGAACATATATGCTTCAGCAAGTAAATATTTAGGGATGGGATACTTGTATTTTAAGCCTGGAAAGTCATTAATAG GTGCTATTGGCTGGGGTTTACAAGGAGCTACGTCAGGCATGGAGGGTGCCAAAGAGCAAATTGTACAGGAGTCCAAAAATTCCACGCTACCATCTCAAGATGAG gAGGCAgctataaagaaaaaatatggaGGGATTATTCCCAAGAAACCACCACTAATCTCCAAG GACCATGAACGTGCCTACTTCGATTCTGCTGATTGGGCACTTGGAAAG CAAGGTGTTGAGAAGCCCAAAGGACCACTTGAAGCCCTCCGTCCCAAATTACAG CCAACACAACAACAAACACGATACAGGAAATCTCCTTGTGCCCCAGCAGATGGTGCAG GTGGAGGGAGTGCTCAACCAGAGGGTGGGACTGCCGACGAATGA
- the LOC107920552 gene encoding uncharacterized CRM domain-containing protein At3g25440, chloroplastic isoform X2, with product MATFASIRQISRQFVKREPLLKFCCFVQNESFFPSPCLDCITFASQRSYSAAKRKEAWLIEKLRKYEVLKAPAEAYDPEILTEEEIHYLKRTGEKKKNYVQVGRRGVFGGVVLNMHLHWKKHETVKVICKPCKLGQVLEYAEELARLSKGIVIDIKPNNTIIFYRGRNYVQPNIMSPADTLSKSKALEKYKYEQSLDHTSEFIENLEKELEEYLKHKARCHKAKESEPQDFADDNGCNSTLS from the exons ATGGCAACTTTTGCTTCAATTCGACAAATTAGCCGGCAATTTGTCAAAAG GGAACCTTTACTCAAGTTCTGTTGTTTTGTCCAAAATGAGTCCTTTTTTCCTAGTCCATGCCTTGATTGTATCACATTTGCGAGCCAGAGAAGCTACAGTGCT GCCAAAAGAAAGGAAGCATGGTTGATCGAAAAGTTGAGAAAATATGAGGTTCTCAAGGCCCCAGCTGAAGCATATGATCCTGAAATTTTAACCGAGGAAGAGATACACTACCTAAAGCGTACTGgtgagaagaaaaaaaactatGTTCAAGTTGGAAGACGAGGAGTATTTGGAGGTGTTGTTCTCAATATGCATCTTCATTGGAAGAAACATGAAACTGTGAAGGTCATTTGCAAGCCTTGCAAGCTAGGGCAGGTTCTTGAATATGCTGAAGAACTTGCTCGACTTAGCAAAGGCATTGTGATTGACATCAAACCTAACAATACTATAATTTTTTACCGTGGAAGGAATTACGTGCAACCAAATATTATGTCTCCAGCAGATACCCTGTCTAAAAGCAAA GCTCTGGAAAAATACAAGTACGAACAATCCCTAGATCATACAAGTGAATTCATTGAGAATTTGGAGAAAGAGCTGGAAGAGTATCTTAAGCATAAAGCTCGGTGCCataaagcaaaagagagtgagcCACAGGATTTCGCA GACGATAATGGATGCAACTCAACTTTGAGTTAA
- the LOC107919406 gene encoding pollen receptor-like kinase 4 — translation MESPLLPKYLLIVILFSHYSTTIAQYGQERDTLYALKHTFNDPFLNDNWNGLHCYENTSFWYGIQCINGRITSILLENRGLSGNPSAVSLVVLSELVTLSFKNNLVHGNIMDFCYNHKLKDIDLSENMLEGPIPPCSINLELLRSLQLQQNHLSGMIPEFNQAGLTVFNVSYNNISGPIPGTTTLRSFTADSYANNGPNMCDPLCHFSEINTPTPTESKKESIAIAFMVLEIIGLVTVILLLVLYCKRSSKFKNLIKRRHFEETSDGDGMKLVFMADDGGFELNKLMGAAAEGLGKGVCGDSYKATLNDGVAVVVKQLRGLKPLMSKEEFMKMVRMIADQKHPNLLPLMAYWCSEDVKLLVYRYAKNGNLFNRLHGGRGSRERISFKWSSRLTVARSVARALEHLHLNSNPSQCTVPHGNLKSTNILLDDDGETVLVSDYGLASSMALPVAAQHMVSYKSPEYQTWKRVSRKSDVWSYGCLLLELLTRRVSVHSAPPGINGVDLCKWVKRAFREEWIAEVFDMEISMEKNGTKGMEKLLEIALRCCDESPEKRPEMADIAAEIDAIEAVEADHGADLSAVQSLTEEGFSMHASSR, via the exons ATGGAGTCTCCATTGCTTCCCAAATACCTTCTCATTGTGATTCTTTTCTCGCATTACAGCACCACCATAGCTCAATACGGGCAAGAAAGGGACACCCTTTATGCTCTCAAGCACACATTCAACGACCCTTTCTTAAACGATAACTGGAACGGCCTTCACTGCTACGAAAACACCTCTTTCTGGTACGGTATTCAGTGCATCAATGGCCGAATCACGTCGATATTGCTGGAAAATAGGGGGTTATCAGGGAACCCAAGTGCTGTTTCATTGGTTGTGCTTTCTGAATTGGTCACCCTTAGCTTCAAGAACAATTTAGTACATGGGAACATAATGGATTTCTGTTACAATCACAAGTTGAAAGACATTGATCTGTCGGAAAACATGTTGGAAGGACCGATCCCACCTTGTTCGATCAATCTCGAGTTGTTGCGGTCATTGCAGCTTCAACAGAACCATTTGAGTGGCATGATACCAGAGTTCAACCAAGCTGGTTTAACAGTTTTTAATGTCTCCTACAACAATATCAGCGGCCCGATCCCCGGAACGACCACTTTGAGGTCTTTCACCGCCGATTCGTACGCTAACAACGGCCCTAACATGTGCGATCCATTGTGCCATTTCAGCGAAATTAACACACCAACACCAACAGAATCCAAGAAGGAATCAATTGCAATCGCATTCATGGTTCTCGAAATAATCGGTCTAGTCACCGTGATTTTGCTTTTGGTTCTCTACTGTAAGAGATCTAGCAAGTTCAAGAACCTGATCAAAAGACGCCATTTTGAGGAAACCAGCGATGGTGATGGAATGAAGCTGGTTTTCATGGCGGATGATGGAGGTTTCGAGCTGAACAAGTTGATGGGGGCCGCTGCTGAAGGGTTAGGGAAAGGAGTTTGCGGGGATAGTTATAAGGCTACTTTGAATGATGGGGTGGCTGTTGTTGTGAAACAGTTGAGGGGGTTGAAGCCATTGATGAGCAAGGAGGAGTTCATGAAGATGGTGAGAATGATTGCAGATCAAAAGCATCCCAATTTGCTTCCTTTAATGGCGTATTGGTGTTCCGAGGATGTGAAGTTGTTGGTCTACAGATATGCCAAAAATGGAAACCTCTTCAACCGCCTTCATG GCGGGAGAGGCAGCCGGGAGCGGATTTCTTTCAAATGGAGCTCACGATTGACCGTCGCTCGAAGCGTGGCACGAGCGTTGGAGCATCTTCACCTCAATTCGAACCCCTCCCAATGCACCGTCCCTCATGGCAACCTGAAATCAACCAACATTCTCCTCGACGACGACGGCGAAACGGTTCTCGTCTCCGATTATGGGCTCGCTTCATCCATGGCCCTTCCCGTCGCAGCTCAACATATGGTCTCATATAAGTCACCGGAATACCAGACATGGAAAAGGGTTTCGAGGAAATCCGACGTGTGGAGCTACGGCTGCCTCCTTTTGGAATTACTGACGAGAAGAGTCTCGGTTCACTCGGCTCCGCCGGGCATCAATGGCGTGGATCTTTGCAAATGGGTCAAACGAGCTTTTAGAGAAGAATGGATTGCTGAGGTATTTGATATGGAGATATCTATGGAGAAAAACGGTACTAAGGGGATGGAGAAATTGCTGGAGATTGCTCTCCGTTGCTGCGATGAGTCGCCGGAGAAACGGCCTGAAATGGCGGACATTGCAGCGGAGATAGATGCCATAGAGGCGGTTGAAGCGGATCACGGAGCTGACTTATCGGCGGTGCAATCGTTAACTGAGGAGGGTTTCTCTATGCATGCTTCGTCGCGATAG
- the LOC107918493 gene encoding uncharacterized protein isoform X4: protein MEGAKEQIVQESKNSTLPSQDEEAAIKKKYGGIIPKKPPLISKDHERAYFDSADWALGKQGVEKPKGPLEALRPKLQPTQQQTRYRKSPCAPADGAGGGSAQPEGGTADE from the exons ATGGAGGGTGCCAAAGAGCAAATTGTACAGGAGTCCAAAAATTCCACGCTACCATCTCAAGATGAG gAGGCAgctataaagaaaaaatatggaGGGATTATTCCCAAGAAACCACCACTAATCTCCAAG GACCATGAACGTGCCTACTTCGATTCTGCTGATTGGGCACTTGGAAAG CAAGGTGTTGAGAAGCCCAAAGGACCACTTGAAGCCCTCCGTCCCAAATTACAG CCAACACAACAACAAACACGATACAGGAAATCTCCTTGTGCCCCAGCAGATGGTGCAG GTGGAGGGAGTGCTCAACCAGAGGGTGGGACTGCCGACGAATGA